A single region of the Bacillus cereus genome encodes:
- a CDS encoding ArsR/SmtB family transcription factor — MEPLLIYKALSNETRCQILSWLKNPENHFDEKPYLEQDLSFQVGVCVGDIQLKTGLAQSVISSYLLTMKKAGLLDSDRIGKWTYYRRNEKTIREFSEYVQNEL; from the coding sequence ATGGAACCTTTATTAATTTATAAAGCATTGTCAAATGAAACAAGATGTCAAATTTTATCATGGTTGAAAAATCCAGAAAACCATTTCGATGAAAAGCCTTATCTAGAGCAAGATCTTAGCTTTCAAGTTGGAGTATGTGTAGGAGATATCCAGCTTAAAACTGGCTTAGCCCAATCGGTTATTTCTAGTTATTTATTAACTATGAAAAAAGCAGGCTTACTAGACTCTGACCGAATCGGAAAATGGACATACTATCGTCGAAATGAAAAAACAATCCGAGAGTTTTCTGAATACGTTCAAAACGAATTATAA
- a CDS encoding YjcZ family sporulation protein, with protein MGFGGSCGGCGFSGGFALLVVLFILLIIVGASCFC; from the coding sequence ATGGGATTTGGTGGTAGTTGTGGCGGCTGTGGATTTTCTGGCGGCTTTGCTTTATTAGTTGTATTGTTTATTTTATTAATCATAGTTGGAGCTTCTTGCTTCTGCTAA
- the dhaQ gene encoding DhaKLM operon coactivator DhaQ, translating to MKKIMNDVENIVQDMLHGFYFEHNDKVNYDETHNIIYVKDIEKMKQNVVIISGGGSGHEPADIGYVGKGMLTAAVNGSIFTPPTVEQIVAATRLMPKDKSILFIIKNFKDDVANFLAAEQVAKEEGRKIDHIIVNDDVSIEDDASFNKRRRGVAGTVFVQKIVGAAAPHGHSLEELTTLGRSVIRNLHTLGVALSPANDPMQGKASFTLNDDEVFYGVGIHGEKGYRKEALSSSEILAIELMNKLKSIYRWRKGDNFAILINGLGATPLMEQYIFANDIRRLCELEGLHVKFVKVGTLLTSLDMKGVSLSLLKIEDSDWVTWLKTDVGASSW from the coding sequence ATGAAAAAGATTATGAATGATGTAGAAAATATTGTTCAAGATATGCTGCATGGCTTTTATTTTGAACATAACGACAAAGTAAATTACGACGAAACACATAACATCATTTATGTAAAAGATATCGAAAAAATGAAGCAAAACGTTGTCATTATAAGCGGCGGTGGTAGCGGACATGAACCTGCTGACATTGGTTATGTAGGAAAAGGAATGCTTACGGCAGCAGTAAACGGAAGTATTTTCACCCCGCCTACAGTGGAGCAAATTGTGGCGGCAACTCGCCTCATGCCAAAAGATAAAAGTATATTATTCATCATTAAAAACTTTAAAGATGACGTAGCAAACTTTCTAGCTGCAGAACAAGTCGCAAAAGAAGAAGGAAGAAAAATTGACCACATCATCGTAAATGATGACGTTTCAATTGAAGATGATGCTTCTTTTAATAAAAGAAGACGCGGCGTAGCGGGCACTGTTTTCGTTCAAAAAATAGTAGGCGCGGCCGCTCCCCACGGACATTCTTTAGAAGAATTAACAACACTTGGCCGTTCTGTCATCCGAAACTTACATACATTAGGAGTCGCCCTTTCACCTGCCAATGATCCCATGCAAGGAAAAGCTTCCTTCACATTGAACGACGATGAAGTGTTTTACGGCGTCGGCATTCATGGCGAAAAAGGTTACCGCAAAGAAGCACTATCCTCTTCTGAAATATTAGCGATCGAACTAATGAATAAACTGAAAAGCATTTATCGCTGGAGAAAAGGTGACAACTTCGCCATCCTCATTAACGGACTCGGTGCGACACCATTAATGGAACAATACATTTTCGCAAACGACATCCGCCGTTTATGTGAGCTGGAAGGCTTACATGTGAAGTTCGTAAAAGTCGGTACACTGCTAACCTCTTTAGATATGAAGGGTGTTTCGCTCAGTTTGCTTAAGATAGAGGATTCTGATTGGGTGACGTGGTTGAAGACGGATGTTGGAGCGAGTAGTTGGTAA
- the dhaS gene encoding dihydroxyacetone kinase transcriptional activator DhaS, with product MTSSIISKKIIANSLKHLMETESFHKISVSDIMLHCQMRRQTFYYHFKDKFELLSWIYREETKENIIDFLDYETWENIFDLLFDYFYENQKFYRNAFKVIEQNSFNHYLFEHTKNLYMKIIDELSMSCGFSLSDETKNTIASFYSHGFVGTIKDWIESKCEVDPAIMSSLMKNMINNQLLLLLEQSAK from the coding sequence ATGACCTCTTCTATAATTTCTAAAAAGATAATCGCGAACTCGTTGAAACATTTAATGGAAACAGAGTCGTTTCATAAAATATCAGTGAGCGATATTATGTTACACTGTCAAATGCGTAGGCAAACTTTTTATTATCATTTTAAAGATAAATTCGAACTATTAAGCTGGATTTATAGAGAAGAAACGAAAGAAAATATCATCGACTTTCTCGACTATGAAACATGGGAAAATATTTTTGATTTATTATTTGATTACTTTTACGAAAATCAAAAATTTTACCGAAATGCATTTAAAGTCATTGAGCAAAACTCGTTTAATCACTATTTATTTGAGCATACGAAAAACTTATATATGAAAATTATTGATGAACTATCTATGAGCTGTGGATTCAGCCTTTCTGATGAGACAAAAAATACGATTGCCTCCTTTTATAGTCACGGCTTCGTTGGAACGATAAAAGATTGGATTGAAAGCAAATGCGAAGTAGATCCGGCTATTATGTCTTCTCTCATGAAAAATATGATAAACAATCAATTACTACTATTACTGGAGCAATCAGCAAAGTAA
- the dhaK gene encoding dihydroxyacetone kinase subunit DhaK, producing MKKIINKPETLVMEMCNGMVMAHPELEFLKKYKVIKKKEMNENKVTLISGGGSGHEPAHAGLVGKGMLDAAVCGDVFASPSQIQVYQAIKETASKKGTLLIIKNYSGDIMNFKNGAHLATEDGIEVDYVKVDDDIAVEDSLYTVGRRGVAGVILVHKIAGAAAEAGMDLGAVKAVAEKAAANVRTIGLALTSCTVPASGSPTFTLDEDEMEYGVGIHGEPGIKREKMMSADELANRMTNDLIKDLGVKDGEEIAVLVNGFGGTPLQELYLFNNAVTRELAARNIKINRVFVGNYMTSIDMAGMSLTVMKLDDELKTLLSEECNTPAFKVDGPVESVEYVNALEDVEEKEVSFELETAEEHAVMKNNVITLNNMIYLVDKMSDVIIKNEVPFCELDTHAGDGDFGMSVAKGFKQLKREWHSIVEQENVTIGSFLDGCSMIIMEHCGGASGPIWGGAFRAASKEAGEKRELTVKEFAEMLQAALQGIQSIGERSFGRGAVVGDKTLVDALAPCVDSWLDSASNEEDMKTAFAKGAEAAVKGAEYTKEIVARMGRAGTVGERSLGYPDAGAHALGVIFTEIAGSLK from the coding sequence ATGAAAAAGATTATAAACAAACCAGAAACATTAGTAATGGAAATGTGTAACGGAATGGTTATGGCTCATCCAGAGCTTGAGTTTTTGAAAAAATATAAAGTTATTAAGAAGAAAGAAATGAACGAAAATAAAGTAACGTTAATTAGTGGCGGCGGTAGTGGTCATGAGCCAGCGCATGCGGGATTAGTCGGAAAAGGAATGTTAGATGCGGCAGTGTGCGGAGATGTGTTTGCTTCGCCTTCACAAATTCAGGTATATCAAGCGATTAAAGAGACAGCTAGTAAAAAAGGTACGTTATTAATTATTAAAAATTACAGCGGCGATATTATGAATTTCAAAAACGGAGCGCATTTAGCGACTGAAGATGGAATTGAAGTAGACTACGTAAAAGTGGACGATGATATTGCGGTAGAGGATAGTTTGTATACAGTAGGACGCCGCGGCGTTGCGGGAGTTATTTTAGTGCATAAAATTGCCGGTGCAGCAGCGGAAGCAGGTATGGATTTAGGGGCGGTGAAAGCTGTAGCAGAAAAAGCAGCGGCTAACGTGCGCACAATTGGTTTAGCGTTAACTTCTTGTACAGTTCCAGCAAGTGGATCACCTACTTTCACACTTGATGAAGATGAAATGGAATACGGCGTAGGTATTCACGGCGAACCAGGAATTAAACGTGAAAAAATGATGTCAGCTGATGAATTAGCGAACCGTATGACAAATGATTTAATAAAAGATTTAGGAGTAAAAGATGGCGAAGAAATTGCGGTTCTAGTAAATGGCTTTGGCGGAACACCACTGCAAGAACTTTACCTATTTAACAACGCAGTTACGAGAGAATTAGCTGCTAGAAACATTAAAATCAATAGAGTATTCGTCGGCAACTATATGACGAGTATCGATATGGCTGGTATGTCTTTAACAGTGATGAAATTAGATGACGAGCTAAAAACGTTATTATCGGAAGAGTGTAATACACCTGCGTTTAAAGTAGACGGACCAGTTGAAAGTGTAGAGTACGTGAATGCGCTTGAAGATGTAGAAGAGAAGGAAGTTTCATTTGAACTAGAAACAGCGGAAGAGCACGCTGTTATGAAAAATAATGTCATTACATTAAACAACATGATTTATCTCGTTGATAAAATGAGCGACGTTATTATTAAAAATGAAGTACCGTTCTGTGAGTTAGATACACATGCAGGTGACGGTGACTTCGGAATGAGTGTGGCAAAAGGATTTAAACAATTAAAACGTGAGTGGCATTCTATTGTAGAACAAGAAAATGTAACAATCGGATCATTCCTTGACGGCTGTTCGATGATTATTATGGAACATTGCGGCGGAGCTTCTGGTCCAATTTGGGGTGGTGCATTCCGCGCAGCTAGTAAAGAAGCAGGAGAAAAACGTGAGCTAACAGTAAAAGAGTTCGCTGAAATGTTGCAAGCAGCACTTCAAGGCATACAATCTATCGGTGAAAGATCATTCGGTAGAGGAGCGGTAGTTGGTGATAAAACGCTTGTTGATGCACTTGCTCCATGTGTAGACTCTTGGTTAGACAGTGCTTCAAACGAAGAAGACATGAAAACTGCCTTTGCAAAAGGAGCAGAAGCAGCCGTTAAAGGCGCAGAGTATACGAAAGAAATCGTAGCTCGCATGGGCCGCGCCGGTACAGTTGGTGAAAGAAGTTTAGGATATCCAGATGCAGGTGCGCATGCGCTTGGGGTTATCTTTACGGAGATTGCGGGTAGTTTGAAATAG
- a CDS encoding general stress protein — MKKIFGTILGLTLSAALSIGLAFPSQSESKEQVDSTKSSTIMYMQSSHGDSW, encoded by the coding sequence ATGAAGAAAATTTTCGGAACGATTTTAGGTTTAACCCTTTCAGCTGCTTTATCTATAGGATTAGCATTCCCTTCACAATCAGAATCCAAGGAACAAGTTGATTCGACTAAATCTAGTACAATTATGTACATGCAATCCAGTCACGGTGACTCCTGGTAA
- a CDS encoding RapH N-terminal domain-containing protein, with the protein MVSHLKTRDMITQLLNNWYQEIRAQHLKEAQHLKDEIDKYINSINEDSNLLFHYSLLTFRFKVLLNHLSITPTSFQAIDSLNIPKNESLSYYYHFFKGIHATLISNNNEAWEYYEKAETLLQHIHDDLEIAEFSYRFANFYLHTYQPLLAIQHVTKAKEIFSKHNGYENNVAACENLYGLACIDIRQFPVAEEKFNSAIDILRKNNEDSLILRVRNNLGFLYSSQNLSTLAIRHLSEVTTKTPEHFKALFLEAREHFKLGEVNQSAELIERGLAICEQLDNKEYLYHFKILDCMNKGVPAAILEELSWEAISFFDKQQLFNYTQEYTEKLAIKFYEERDTVKASKYFYISHQAKEKTFEKGALK; encoded by the coding sequence ATGGTAAGTCACCTAAAAACAAGAGATATGATCACACAACTTTTAAATAATTGGTATCAAGAGATACGTGCCCAACACCTAAAGGAAGCACAACACTTAAAAGACGAGATTGATAAATACATAAATAGCATTAATGAAGATTCAAATTTACTATTCCATTACTCACTTCTTACTTTTCGCTTTAAAGTTCTGCTTAATCATTTAAGCATCACACCAACAAGCTTCCAGGCAATTGATTCACTGAATATACCAAAAAATGAATCGTTGTCTTATTATTATCACTTTTTCAAAGGGATTCACGCCACACTAATTTCAAACAACAATGAAGCCTGGGAATACTACGAAAAAGCCGAAACGCTATTACAACATATTCATGACGATCTTGAAATAGCCGAGTTTAGCTATCGTTTTGCTAACTTCTATCTTCATACCTATCAACCTCTATTAGCAATTCAACATGTGACTAAAGCTAAAGAGATTTTCTCTAAACATAATGGTTATGAAAATAATGTTGCCGCTTGTGAGAACTTATACGGTTTAGCATGTATTGATATAAGACAATTCCCTGTGGCAGAAGAAAAATTTAATTCTGCAATAGATATTTTACGTAAAAATAATGAGGATTCCCTAATATTAAGAGTCCGCAATAATTTAGGGTTTTTATATAGTAGCCAAAACTTATCCACTTTAGCAATCCGACACTTATCAGAAGTAACAACTAAAACTCCGGAGCATTTTAAAGCCCTTTTCCTTGAAGCTAGAGAACATTTCAAACTCGGTGAAGTTAATCAATCGGCCGAGTTGATCGAACGAGGATTGGCGATTTGTGAGCAATTAGACAATAAAGAATACCTATATCATTTCAAAATTTTAGATTGTATGAATAAAGGTGTTCCAGCTGCTATTCTCGAAGAATTATCTTGGGAAGCTATCTCATTTTTTGATAAGCAACAACTATTTAATTACACACAAGAATACACTGAAAAATTAGCAATCAAGTTTTACGAAGAAAGAGACACTGTAAAAGCTAGTAAATACTTTTATATTAGTCATCAAGCTAAAGAAAAAACTTTCGAAAAAGGAGCGTTAAAATAA
- a CDS encoding immune inhibitor A domain-containing protein — protein sequence MKKNKKLKPLSVLATAAVLSSSFVFGSHAAYADTPSSLPIDEHLIPEERLAEALKQRGVIDQSASQAETSKAVEKYVEKKKGENPGKEILTGDSLTQEASDFMKKVKDSKMKENEQAQQPAVGPVAGQDAALNSSKLNGKVPTAPAKQAEYNGAVRKDKVLVLLVEFSDFKHNNIDQEPGYMYSKDFNREHYQKMLFGDEPFTLFDGSKINTFKQYYEEQSGGSYTVDGTVTEWLTVPGKASDYGADAGTGHDNKGPLGPRDLVKEALKAAVAKGINLADFDQFDQYDQNGDGNKNEPDGIIDHLMVVHAGVGQEAGGGKLKDDAIWSHRSKLGSKPYAIDGTKSSVSNWGGKMAAYDYTIEPEDGAVGVFAHEYGHDLGLPDEYDTKYSGQGEPVESWSIMSGGSWAGKIAGTEPTSFSPQNKEFFQKNMNGNWANIVEVDYDKLRTGIGAATYLDQSVTKSKRPGIVRVNLPDKDIKNIESAFGKKFYYSTKGNDIHTTLETPVFDLTNATNAKFDYKTFYELEAKYDFLDVNAITEDGTKTRIDRIGEKDVKGGMDTTDGKWVDKSYDLSKFKGKKVKLQFEYLTDIAVAYKGFALDNAALTVDGKVVFSDDAEGQPAMTLKGFTVSNGFEQKKNNYYVEWRNYAGSDTALQHARGPVFNTGMVVWYADQSFTDNWVGVHPGEGFLGVVDSHPEAIVGTLNGQPTVKSSTRYQIADAAFSFDKTPAWRVDSPTRGIFDYKGLPGVAKFDDSKQYINSAIPDAGRKLPKLGLKFEVVGQAEDKSAGAVWIHR from the coding sequence TTGAAAAAGAATAAGAAATTAAAACCGTTATCAGTTTTAGCAACAGCGGCAGTACTAAGTAGTAGTTTTGTTTTTGGAAGTCATGCAGCGTATGCTGATACGCCATCATCTCTACCAATAGATGAGCATTTAATACCGGAGGAGCGTTTGGCAGAAGCGCTAAAACAACGGGGCGTAATTGATCAATCTGCATCACAAGCTGAGACGTCAAAAGCTGTTGAGAAATATGTTGAGAAAAAGAAAGGGGAAAACCCTGGTAAAGAAATCTTGACAGGAGATAGTCTTACGCAAGAAGCTTCTGATTTTATGAAAAAAGTAAAAGATTCAAAGATGAAGGAAAATGAACAGGCGCAGCAGCCCGCAGTAGGCCCAGTAGCTGGACAAGATGCAGCATTGAATTCTAGTAAATTAAATGGAAAAGTACCTACTGCACCAGCGAAGCAAGCTGAGTACAATGGAGCTGTTCGAAAAGATAAAGTGCTTGTTTTACTTGTAGAATTTAGCGATTTTAAGCATAACAATATTGATCAAGAGCCAGGATACATGTATTCTAAGGACTTCAATCGTGAACATTATCAAAAAATGTTATTTGGTGATGAACCATTTACTCTATTTGATGGATCGAAGATTAATACATTTAAACAATATTATGAAGAACAATCTGGCGGGAGCTACACAGTTGATGGTACTGTAACGGAATGGCTTACTGTTCCAGGAAAAGCTTCAGATTATGGTGCGGATGCAGGTACTGGACATGATAACAAAGGTCCTTTAGGGCCACGTGATCTTGTGAAAGAAGCACTAAAAGCAGCGGTAGCAAAAGGAATCAATTTAGCAGACTTTGATCAATTTGATCAATACGATCAAAATGGTGATGGAAATAAAAACGAGCCAGATGGTATTATTGATCATTTAATGGTTGTACATGCTGGCGTGGGTCAAGAAGCTGGCGGCGGTAAGTTGAAAGATGATGCGATTTGGTCTCATCGTTCAAAACTTGGATCAAAACCATATGCGATTGATGGCACAAAATCTTCTGTTTCAAATTGGGGCGGAAAAATGGCTGCATACGACTATACAATCGAGCCTGAAGATGGAGCGGTTGGTGTGTTTGCGCATGAGTATGGTCATGATTTAGGATTACCAGATGAATACGATACGAAGTACTCAGGACAAGGTGAACCTGTTGAGTCATGGTCTATTATGAGCGGCGGTAGCTGGGCTGGAAAAATTGCAGGAACAGAGCCAACAAGTTTCTCACCACAAAATAAAGAGTTTTTCCAAAAGAATATGAATGGTAACTGGGCGAATATCGTTGAGGTAGATTATGATAAACTTCGTACGGGAATTGGTGCTGCAACATATTTAGATCAAAGTGTTACAAAATCAAAACGACCAGGAATCGTTCGTGTTAACTTGCCGGACAAAGATATAAAAAATATCGAATCCGCATTTGGTAAGAAGTTTTATTACAGTACAAAAGGAAATGACATTCATACAACACTTGAAACACCAGTATTTGACTTAACAAATGCAACGAATGCTAAGTTCGATTATAAGACATTCTACGAACTTGAAGCGAAGTATGATTTCCTTGACGTAAATGCGATTACAGAAGATGGAACGAAGACACGTATTGATAGAATTGGCGAAAAAGATGTAAAAGGCGGTATGGATACAACTGATGGTAAGTGGGTTGATAAATCATACGATTTAAGCAAATTCAAAGGGAAAAAAGTAAAACTGCAATTTGAATATTTAACAGATATTGCAGTAGCTTATAAAGGATTTGCGTTAGATAATGCGGCATTAACTGTAGATGGAAAAGTTGTTTTCTCAGATGATGCAGAAGGTCAGCCAGCAATGACGTTAAAAGGATTTACTGTATCTAACGGATTTGAACAGAAAAAAAATAACTACTATGTAGAGTGGAGAAATTACGCTGGTTCTGACACGGCGTTACAACATGCGCGTGGTCCAGTGTTTAATACAGGAATGGTTGTATGGTATGCGGATCAAAGCTTTACAGATAACTGGGTAGGCGTTCATCCAGGTGAAGGATTCTTAGGAGTAGTAGATTCTCATCCAGAGGCAATTGTAGGGACATTAAACGGACAACCGACTGTGAAGAGCAGTACGCGTTATCAAATTGCCGATGCGGCATTCTCATTTGATAAAACGCCAGCATGGAGAGTAGACTCGCCAACTCGCGGTATCTTTGACTATAAAGGATTACCAGGCGTTGCAAAATTTGATGATTCTAAGCAGTACATCAACAGCGCGATTCCAGATGCAGGACGTAAGTTGCCGAAACTAGGATTGAAGTTTGAAGTAGTAGGTCAAGCTGAAGACAAATCTGCAGGTGCAGTTTGGATTCATCGATAG
- a CDS encoding cysteine hydrolase family protein: MMKSCTAFLIIDVQVGSFEEKKVLYNRTELLRVIQLLISKARSASAPIFYMKFNGKSGSLLSQGTPGWEIHKSIAPATGDVVLEKNHPDSFHKTSLQQELEMRNIKRVVIAGIQSEICIDATCRRAYSLGYDVTLVKNGHSTYNSTILSASQIIKHHNEIIGQWFACVKNSESIEF; the protein is encoded by the coding sequence ATGATGAAAAGCTGTACAGCATTCCTTATTATTGATGTACAGGTAGGTTCATTTGAAGAGAAAAAAGTCCTATATAATAGAACGGAATTATTAAGAGTTATTCAATTATTGATTTCTAAAGCCCGTTCTGCTTCAGCCCCTATTTTTTATATGAAGTTTAACGGGAAGTCTGGTTCCTTACTTAGTCAAGGGACACCTGGATGGGAAATTCATAAATCAATTGCTCCAGCAACAGGAGATGTCGTTCTTGAAAAGAATCATCCGGATTCTTTTCATAAAACGAGTCTGCAACAAGAGCTAGAAATGAGAAATATAAAACGAGTTGTTATAGCAGGAATTCAATCTGAAATTTGTATAGATGCAACATGCCGGCGTGCATACAGCTTAGGATATGACGTTACTCTTGTAAAGAACGGGCATAGTACATATAATTCTACAATATTATCGGCGTCTCAAATTATTAAGCATCATAACGAGATAATAGGTCAATGGTTTGCCTGCGTAAAAAATTCCGAAAGTATAGAGTTTTGA
- a CDS encoding S-layer homology domain-containing protein encodes MYIKILKSITSLSLIGGALLYTNGSDVKAAEAGVFSDVPTSHWSYPAIKDLAGKNIISGYGNGKFGFGDVATREQVAALIYRVLVPNKQGGTFSNDGARYVLKDGSTLNNPYRDIRSGSTMFPEEVLTLTKLGIFKGDGNGGFRPKDSVSRAEMAQIIKNAFQVSAKQKHTFNDVPNGFWAENAISAVQSNGIASGTGDGKFEPAKMVTREQYAQFLYNALKYKKPEVAVQDTEDAALLTAFKNEVQTRINTYETNITLPYKTKNSNTEEVMNTLFKAYKEVASKNEYTDYNRSNVSYSLSGSPGNYTFSLKITYRETKEQTEYVMKQAKAIVSSIIQAGMDDHEKVKAIHDYVVKHVSYDTSYKAYTAYEALVNHSAVCQGYTLLTYQLLKEAGIENHFVVGTGDGQPHAWNLVKIDNKWYHLDTTFDDPVPDVQGRVTYSYFNLSDEQIARNHVWNRGDYPQATTNYYDTLTSKIVGRNSKSAVYQQILKDTKLNYLGNEYIANSYNELKNKMQQRYSAKPEKIEVLYKQSMDGSLQDVRKVIGEIGYPKGSNRVSYKAEPYNAKEGYSLVTITFMY; translated from the coding sequence ATGTACATAAAAATATTAAAATCAATTACATCATTATCGCTTATTGGTGGTGCTTTATTATATACAAATGGCAGTGATGTGAAAGCTGCTGAAGCGGGCGTTTTTTCTGATGTACCAACATCGCACTGGTCTTATCCGGCGATTAAAGATTTAGCGGGTAAAAATATTATTTCAGGCTATGGAAATGGAAAGTTTGGTTTTGGTGATGTTGCGACGAGGGAGCAAGTTGCAGCTTTAATTTATCGAGTGTTAGTACCGAATAAGCAAGGTGGTACGTTTAGTAATGATGGTGCCCGTTATGTATTAAAAGATGGGTCTACTTTAAATAATCCGTATCGTGATATTCGCTCAGGTTCTACAATGTTTCCGGAAGAGGTTTTAACGTTAACGAAATTGGGGATTTTTAAAGGTGATGGAAATGGCGGTTTTAGACCGAAAGATTCTGTTAGCCGCGCAGAAATGGCGCAAATTATTAAAAACGCGTTCCAAGTTTCAGCTAAACAAAAACATACATTTAATGATGTTCCAAATGGATTTTGGGCAGAAAACGCGATTAGTGCGGTGCAGTCAAACGGGATTGCATCTGGTACGGGAGACGGGAAATTTGAACCAGCTAAAATGGTAACGCGTGAACAGTATGCACAGTTTTTATATAATGCATTGAAATATAAAAAGCCTGAGGTTGCGGTGCAAGATACAGAAGATGCGGCATTATTAACAGCATTCAAAAATGAAGTGCAAACACGTATTAATACGTACGAAACGAACATTACACTTCCATATAAAACAAAAAATAGTAATACAGAAGAAGTGATGAATACACTTTTTAAAGCGTATAAAGAAGTCGCAAGTAAAAATGAGTATACAGATTATAATAGATCGAATGTTTCCTATTCACTGTCTGGATCACCTGGAAATTACACATTTTCGTTAAAGATTACATATCGTGAAACGAAAGAACAAACAGAGTATGTCATGAAACAAGCGAAAGCGATTGTTTCATCTATTATTCAAGCAGGAATGGATGATCACGAAAAAGTGAAGGCGATTCATGATTACGTAGTAAAACATGTTTCTTATGACACATCTTATAAAGCTTATACAGCATATGAAGCACTCGTAAATCATTCTGCTGTTTGCCAAGGTTACACACTATTAACCTATCAATTATTAAAAGAAGCTGGAATTGAGAATCATTTTGTAGTAGGAACTGGAGACGGTCAGCCTCATGCTTGGAATTTAGTGAAAATCGATAACAAATGGTACCACCTCGATACAACATTTGATGATCCCGTGCCAGATGTACAAGGCCGCGTAACGTATTCATATTTCAACTTATCAGATGAGCAAATTGCAAGAAATCACGTGTGGAACCGAGGGGACTATCCGCAAGCTACTACAAATTATTATGATACACTGACGAGTAAAATTGTAGGGAGAAACTCTAAATCAGCTGTGTACCAACAAATTTTGAAAGATACAAAGTTAAATTATTTAGGAAATGAATACATCGCAAATAGCTATAATGAATTAAAAAATAAAATGCAGCAGCGCTATAGTGCAAAGCCAGAGAAAATTGAGGTTCTTTATAAGCAATCAATGGACGGTTCACTGCAAGATGTGAGAAAAGTGATTGGAGAAATCGGTTATCCAAAAGGATCAAACCGTGTTTCTTATAAAGCGGAGCCGTATAATGCAAAAGAAGGGTATTCTTTGGTGACGATTACGTTTATGTATTAA
- a CDS encoding methyltransferase family protein encodes MFSIAYLPIILYLLLEFYRSSPVKEEKQNRGSSFFIGVVLALMFTIPEIMYFLTINKINSLLFFGVTVGLIGVWIRFSSMKILGRFYSRNVGMQGEHKLIQNGLYKYIRHPGYLGSFLTFLGFAISSSSFIAIIINIILFFFAYSYRIKIEERILITLFGEQYKQYQSKTWRIIPFLY; translated from the coding sequence ATGTTTTCTATAGCATATTTACCTATTATTTTGTATTTATTATTAGAATTTTATAGAAGTTCACCTGTTAAAGAAGAAAAACAAAATCGTGGTTCTAGTTTTTTTATCGGAGTAGTTTTAGCCTTGATGTTCACTATTCCAGAGATTATGTATTTTTTGACAATAAATAAGATTAATTCATTACTGTTTTTTGGTGTTACTGTCGGACTCATTGGTGTATGGATAAGATTTTCTTCAATGAAAATCTTAGGGAGATTTTATAGTAGGAATGTCGGAATGCAGGGGGAACATAAGTTAATTCAAAACGGTCTATATAAATATATTCGCCATCCTGGTTATTTAGGGTCTTTTTTGACCTTTTTAGGATTTGCTATATCTTCATCTTCGTTCATTGCCATTATCATAAATATCATTTTATTTTTCTTTGCGTATTCGTATCGTATAAAAATTGAAGAGAGAATTCTTATTACACTGTTTGGTGAACAATATAAACAATATCAGTCCAAGACTTGGCGAATTATTCCGTTTCTATACTAG